From a single Lewinella sp. LCG006 genomic region:
- a CDS encoding Nramp family divalent metal transporter codes for MPQEHSILKKLLLFLLGIGPGIFAIGYTIGTGSVTSMVVAGSSYGMQLLWVLALSCLFSWVLMEAYGRYYLVTGETALFAFRKNLRFGNLIAILIIIGITFGQWNSLIGILGISANAIVETLALFLPSIKGNEYGWVLGIALIIMGTMYTLLWKGNYSIFEKILLFFVTLMGLSFFLSLFVILPDPAEVMKGFIPYIPQVEGGKMLVAAFVGTTMASATFISRPLFIQGKGWTKDNLKEQQKDALWAAILIFIISASIMSVAMGAFYYEGKVVTKVLDMVYALEPIAGRFAIAIFFMGTLAAGLSSVFPILMIAPLMIADYQQGKLDTTSKQFKIITGVACLIGLAVPVFGANPIKAQILTQVFNVFVLPLVIAGIIILTNRKALMGEHKAGIALNIGMVLALIFACIISYSGIMAILE; via the coding sequence ATGCCACAAGAACATTCTATCCTAAAAAAGCTCTTGCTGTTCCTATTGGGAATAGGCCCAGGCATCTTTGCCATCGGCTACACCATTGGTACAGGTAGCGTCACTTCTATGGTCGTTGCCGGTAGCAGTTATGGAATGCAGTTGTTGTGGGTATTGGCCTTGAGCTGTTTGTTTTCCTGGGTTTTGATGGAAGCCTATGGTAGGTATTATTTGGTGACCGGTGAGACCGCGCTATTTGCTTTCCGCAAAAATTTAAGGTTTGGCAACCTGATAGCAATACTGATTATCATCGGAATCACCTTCGGACAATGGAATTCGCTCATCGGAATTTTAGGCATTTCAGCCAATGCTATTGTCGAGACCTTAGCATTGTTCCTCCCTTCCATTAAAGGAAATGAATACGGGTGGGTTTTAGGCATTGCATTGATAATAATGGGTACGATGTACACCCTTTTATGGAAGGGAAACTATTCGATCTTTGAAAAGATACTCCTCTTTTTTGTCACCCTTATGGGGCTTTCTTTTTTCCTGTCCCTCTTTGTTATTTTGCCAGACCCCGCTGAAGTCATGAAGGGGTTCATCCCCTACATTCCACAGGTAGAAGGTGGGAAAATGCTGGTTGCCGCCTTTGTTGGCACGACGATGGCATCCGCGACCTTTATCTCTCGCCCCCTTTTTATTCAAGGGAAAGGCTGGACAAAAGACAACCTCAAAGAACAACAAAAAGATGCCCTCTGGGCGGCGATTCTAATATTCATCATCAGTGCTTCCATCATGTCCGTTGCCATGGGTGCCTTTTACTATGAAGGAAAAGTAGTTACCAAGGTTTTGGATATGGTTTATGCACTAGAGCCCATTGCGGGACGCTTTGCCATTGCCATCTTTTTTATGGGAACATTGGCCGCTGGACTGTCTTCTGTTTTCCCAATTCTGATGATCGCGCCTTTGATGATCGCTGATTACCAACAAGGCAAATTAGACACCACTTCTAAACAATTTAAAATCATCACGGGAGTCGCTTGTCTCATCGGCTTGGCTGTTCCTGTTTTCGGTGCGAATCCTATTAAAGCCCAAATTTTAACGCAAGTTTTCAATGTATTTGTCCTTCCCTTAGTCATTGCCGGAATCATCATTTTGACCAACCGGAAAGCACTAATGGGCGAACATAAAGCAGGCATTGCTTTAAATATTGGGATGGTATTAGCACTCATCTTTGCTTGCATTATATCCTACAGTGGCATCATGGCGATCTTGGAATAA
- a CDS encoding RagB/SusD family nutrient uptake outer membrane protein produces MKTLYIILGSLLLLTACEDLDQFPPNIASSGSLTDFEGVLNAAYFYQHGSATPMAVMGDFRADNALMLEPPYTEFDTYGPNLTAMEDQFFGPFYTALYKSILSANNVIENSKVATEVGEAKFLRALAYFKLVRVFGDVPVNLSASPSTTDGSILARQPVADVYNNVIIPDLEDAIAALDTKIVEGRASKYAAQGLLGKVFVQMGDFNQAEAHLAAVVNGATAAEITLQANYADIFGVDNDLNSEVIFATQISSSISDEYGFTEFWSWYGGLDTKSLEPLDADLIAAFDASPGDLRRAVNIDEALLRSPKYPQTGGPDHDWIELRLADVILLYAETLNENGSTPAALVELNKIRTRAGLANSTASTQGEVRTAIANERRLELAFEGQRWFDLVRTGTVNAEMGQTIDSKFHLFPIPVSEVLASFGVITQNDGY; encoded by the coding sequence ATGAAAACATTATATATAATACTGGGGTCATTGCTATTACTCACAGCTTGTGAGGATTTGGATCAATTCCCTCCAAATATTGCTAGTTCAGGTTCTTTGACTGATTTTGAGGGGGTACTCAATGCCGCCTATTTCTATCAGCATGGATCTGCTACCCCAATGGCCGTCATGGGTGACTTCAGAGCAGACAATGCTTTGATGTTGGAACCGCCTTACACTGAATTTGACACCTACGGCCCTAATTTAACGGCGATGGAAGATCAATTTTTCGGTCCTTTCTATACGGCGTTGTACAAGTCGATTTTAAGTGCAAACAATGTAATTGAAAATTCCAAAGTAGCCACCGAGGTAGGAGAAGCCAAATTTTTGCGTGCACTGGCATATTTCAAACTGGTGCGTGTGTTTGGTGATGTACCCGTCAACTTGTCTGCTTCACCTAGTACAACCGATGGATCAATTTTAGCACGACAGCCGGTAGCTGATGTTTACAATAATGTGATCATTCCAGATTTGGAAGATGCAATAGCTGCTTTGGATACGAAAATTGTAGAAGGCAGGGCGTCAAAGTACGCAGCCCAAGGGCTTCTTGGTAAGGTATTCGTTCAGATGGGCGATTTTAACCAAGCGGAAGCACATCTTGCGGCTGTTGTCAACGGAGCTACTGCGGCAGAAATTACCTTACAGGCCAACTATGCCGACATTTTTGGGGTAGACAACGACTTGAATTCAGAAGTCATTTTTGCCACCCAAATATCAAGTTCTATTTCTGACGAATATGGTTTTACCGAGTTTTGGTCGTGGTATGGCGGCCTTGACACCAAATCGCTGGAGCCATTGGATGCCGATTTAATTGCCGCTTTTGATGCCAGCCCTGGCGACTTGAGAAGAGCAGTAAACATCGACGAGGCACTTTTGCGGTCGCCAAAATATCCTCAAACTGGAGGCCCTGATCACGATTGGATAGAGCTAAGATTGGCAGATGTTATCCTGCTGTATGCAGAAACATTGAACGAAAATGGAAGCACTCCTGCTGCACTCGTAGAACTAAACAAGATTAGAACGAGAGCGGGTTTAGCTAATTCCACGGCAAGCACACAAGGAGAAGTTAGAACAGCTATTGCTAATGAAAGAAGACTTGAGCTCGCTTTTGAAGGCCAGCGATGGTTTGATTTAGTGAGAACCGGCACTGTTAATGCTGAAATGGGACAAACTATTGATAGCAAATTTCACTTGTTCCCCATCCCGGTTTCGGAAGTACTGGCAAGCTTTGGTGTCATTACACAAAATGATGGCTACTAA
- a CDS encoding SusC/RagA family TonB-linked outer membrane protein, protein MITKIINHFNKSGWVFYLMTLLLCLPFLSQGNTNWVEEVKPITGKVTSAEDGEPLIGVTVLIKGTPSGTVTDVDGMFSLNVDEGAVLVFSYTGFEPQEVVVGAETTYNIVLKTDAQILDEVVVVGYGTRKKSHNTGAIAQVGGTDIAAIQATRVDDALAGKLAGVLIQNQDGAPGADPKIQIRAASSISGDSNPLIVVDGYPISGSLATVNPNDIESLEVLKDAASAAIYGSRGANGVILVTTKRGKSGKPSFSYNAYASTSSRYVKDVEQLKTAGEWAAELETGIANGTYDVSEVNPDLLNYRLNAYKNAPDVLAVEDWLFRNGNSMSHDFSMSGGTDDVNYFASIGYLNAEGIVITQGFERYNARLNVDARLGDRFKTGINFNGFMSDRDIVGHDMRDLLRAYSISPIYHTEASIAFVQDLDQQAQALGLAPFDAGYRGGNAPFNNSIYTLEPGMTAQDWHYGRSGNGIGGSGDAGPATKLDNTDRFQKTFFANISSYLQYNILEGLNVRTVLGGDLRDTRDFFARTLEFDSQGRTNQTALDQTDVKRSSVLSETTLNYAKVLGNHDLSAVAGVEFQNFYISGISLNGSNVPYGQPLNYALLDPADIAVTERDETVARRSVFGRINYAYDNRYLASVSARRDGDSRFGANKRYEVFPAISLGWNVHNEAFYNSDFLTDLKLRFSTGSLGTTSFLGSYSSLSLLNPQATVFGTGFLIPSNVGNPDLTWQTNTETNYGVNLGFLGNRFTLGVDYYTSDIEDILINQSVSEVLGTTSIVLNSGDVTSSGVEFELGAAVINSGGFRWNISANLSTVNTEITDLGGLDELPQVIYGQSGRGPVFRNYVGGEIGEMWGLETNGMVETQFMSDPTRNIGISSSEYYVVDQNGDGIIDNTRTVEDGGDLVKIGQNTPDFYWGLNSQMTYKEFDISFQLQGAQGGDVFNIDEIYWRSEFGGRLKSSFDADNDGIADHNGQHYTQSRNQLDAQIQDASYIALRNFTVGYTINPDWTRRGGFNSVRVYAAATNLLYLMGDDYTSLNPEGVETTQSDYLGPTTYGVQVGASPVVKSFTLGLNVNF, encoded by the coding sequence ATGATAACTAAAATAATTAATCATTTCAACAAGTCGGGTTGGGTATTTTACCTGATGACTTTGTTGTTATGCCTTCCTTTCCTTTCTCAAGGAAATACCAATTGGGTAGAGGAAGTAAAACCAATTACGGGCAAAGTTACTTCTGCCGAAGATGGCGAACCTCTAATTGGTGTTACGGTACTGATAAAAGGCACCCCATCCGGCACCGTTACTGATGTTGACGGTATGTTTTCCTTAAATGTAGACGAAGGCGCCGTACTGGTCTTCAGTTATACCGGTTTTGAACCACAAGAAGTCGTTGTTGGTGCGGAAACGACTTATAATATTGTTTTGAAAACGGATGCACAGATTTTGGATGAAGTGGTGGTGGTTGGGTACGGTACCCGTAAGAAGTCACACAATACTGGTGCAATTGCACAAGTGGGTGGCACTGACATCGCAGCAATTCAGGCTACTCGTGTAGACGATGCCTTAGCGGGTAAGTTAGCAGGTGTCTTAATTCAAAATCAAGATGGGGCTCCTGGTGCAGATCCAAAGATTCAAATTAGAGCAGCGTCCTCTATTTCAGGTGATTCCAATCCGCTAATTGTAGTGGATGGTTATCCGATTTCAGGAAGTTTGGCGACGGTTAACCCGAACGATATTGAAAGTTTGGAGGTACTAAAAGATGCTGCTTCTGCGGCAATCTATGGTTCAAGGGGTGCCAATGGTGTAATATTGGTTACGACCAAAAGAGGAAAATCAGGTAAGCCTAGTTTTAGTTACAATGCTTATGCGAGCACCTCTAGCAGGTACGTAAAAGATGTTGAACAACTTAAGACCGCTGGAGAATGGGCAGCTGAATTAGAAACGGGTATTGCTAATGGCACTTATGATGTCTCTGAAGTCAACCCTGATCTATTGAATTATCGCCTAAACGCTTATAAAAATGCACCTGATGTCTTGGCGGTAGAAGATTGGCTGTTTCGCAATGGTAACAGCATGAGCCATGACTTCAGCATGAGCGGTGGCACAGATGATGTCAACTACTTTGCTTCAATAGGTTACCTCAATGCTGAAGGCATAGTAATCACGCAGGGCTTTGAACGATACAATGCGCGTTTGAATGTCGATGCCAGGCTGGGAGACCGCTTCAAAACGGGCATCAATTTCAATGGCTTTATGTCTGATAGAGATATCGTAGGTCATGACATGAGAGATCTTTTACGTGCGTATAGCATTTCTCCAATCTACCATACGGAAGCGTCTATTGCCTTTGTTCAGGATTTAGATCAGCAAGCACAGGCTTTGGGGCTTGCCCCCTTTGACGCTGGCTACCGAGGAGGTAATGCACCTTTCAACAACAGTATCTATACCCTGGAGCCTGGCATGACTGCCCAAGACTGGCACTACGGGAGAAGCGGCAATGGCATTGGTGGATCTGGTGATGCCGGCCCGGCAACCAAGCTGGATAACACGGACCGTTTTCAAAAAACGTTTTTTGCGAACATCAGCTCTTATTTACAATACAACATTCTGGAAGGCTTGAATGTGAGAACCGTTTTGGGCGGAGACCTGAGAGACACCCGAGACTTTTTCGCGAGAACACTTGAATTTGATTCTCAAGGGCGTACTAATCAAACGGCATTGGATCAAACCGATGTAAAAAGATCTTCTGTACTGAGTGAAACGACCTTGAATTATGCGAAAGTATTAGGCAATCATGACCTTTCTGCAGTAGCTGGGGTGGAATTTCAAAATTTCTATATCAGTGGAATCTCATTAAACGGTTCAAATGTCCCCTATGGTCAGCCGCTCAACTATGCGCTGCTTGATCCTGCTGATATTGCTGTTACGGAGAGGGACGAAACCGTTGCTCGGAGAAGCGTTTTTGGACGCATTAACTATGCCTATGACAATCGTTATTTGGCATCGGTATCGGCTCGAAGAGATGGTGATTCTCGCTTTGGTGCTAACAAAAGATATGAGGTATTTCCAGCAATTTCCTTAGGCTGGAACGTGCACAACGAAGCTTTTTACAATTCAGACTTCCTGACTGATCTAAAACTACGCTTCAGTACTGGATCTTTAGGAACCACTTCTTTCTTAGGCTCTTACAGCTCCTTGAGTCTTTTGAACCCTCAGGCAACCGTGTTTGGAACTGGATTTCTTATCCCGTCAAATGTAGGAAACCCGGATCTAACCTGGCAAACCAATACGGAGACCAACTATGGTGTCAACCTGGGTTTCCTGGGTAATCGCTTCACCCTGGGTGTTGATTATTACACCTCTGATATCGAAGACATCCTGATTAATCAAAGTGTTTCTGAAGTATTAGGCACTACTTCTATCGTGCTCAACTCTGGCGATGTTACCAGCTCGGGCGTAGAGTTTGAGCTAGGTGCTGCAGTGATCAACTCGGGTGGTTTCCGCTGGAACATCAGCGCCAACCTGTCTACCGTTAACACCGAAATTACCGACCTGGGTGGTCTGGATGAATTACCTCAAGTGATTTATGGCCAGTCTGGTAGAGGTCCTGTCTTTAGAAACTATGTAGGAGGAGAAATTGGTGAAATGTGGGGATTGGAAACCAACGGAATGGTTGAAACGCAGTTCATGAGCGATCCTACACGAAACATTGGTATCAGTAGTTCAGAATACTATGTTGTCGATCAAAATGGAGATGGTATCATTGATAACACAAGAACCGTTGAAGACGGTGGTGATTTAGTTAAAATAGGACAAAACACACCTGATTTCTACTGGGGCTTGAATAGCCAAATGACCTACAAGGAGTTTGATATTTCCTTCCAGCTCCAAGGTGCCCAGGGCGGCGACGTTTTCAACATTGACGAAATTTACTGGAGATCAGAATTTGGCGGAAGGCTAAAATCTAGTTTTGATGCTGACAATGATGGTATTGCTGATCATAATGGACAGCATTACACACAATCAAGAAATCAATTGGACGCTCAAATCCAGGATGCATCCTACATCGCCTTGAGAAACTTCACGGTAGGATATACCATCAATCCCGATTGGACGCGTAGAGGAGGTTTCAATTCCGTGAGAGTATACGCCGCAGCAACCAACCTTTTGTATCTGATGGGCGATGATTACACCTCTCTTAACCCAGAAGGAGTAGAGACCACACAAAGTGATTACCTGGGCCCAACAACCTACGGCGTACAAGTGGGTGCCAGTCCGGTTGTAAAAAGTTTCACACTGGGTCTAAATGTAAACTTCTAA
- a CDS encoding FadR/GntR family transcriptional regulator, producing the protein MLENFSEIRVETPVDKIIKQIRSLISSGQLAPGDRLPAERKLAEKLAVSRSNIRDAIQKLEFYGILKTLPQSGTVVAGIGITALEGLITDVLKLEKSDFSSLVETRVILEVNAAELAAERRTPEDIIELNKALAAYEKKVRAGKQAVEEDLLFHLKIAEASKNAVLKSLMLIITPDIVNNFIQYKVCDDNSELKVYHEHEQILEHIINRDSEAAAKAMRAHLHEVTAFSKSKNILR; encoded by the coding sequence ATGCTTGAAAATTTCAGTGAAATCCGTGTTGAGACGCCTGTCGATAAGATTATTAAACAGATTCGATCACTGATATCCTCGGGACAGCTAGCGCCAGGGGATCGTCTTCCAGCGGAGCGAAAACTTGCTGAGAAACTAGCTGTAAGTCGCTCTAACATACGCGATGCGATTCAAAAGCTAGAGTTCTATGGTATCCTTAAGACCCTGCCTCAGAGTGGAACGGTGGTGGCTGGTATTGGCATCACGGCCCTAGAGGGCCTAATCACCGATGTTTTGAAACTAGAGAAGAGTGATTTCTCTTCCTTAGTGGAAACCAGGGTAATTCTGGAGGTAAATGCGGCCGAACTCGCAGCAGAACGTAGAACGCCCGAAGACATTATTGAGTTGAATAAAGCATTAGCTGCTTACGAGAAGAAAGTTCGTGCGGGTAAACAGGCGGTAGAGGAGGATTTGCTTTTTCACCTGAAAATTGCTGAAGCCAGCAAGAATGCGGTGCTAAAGTCCCTTATGCTGATTATCACACCGGATATCGTCAACAACTTTATACAGTACAAAGTATGTGATGATAATTCAGAGCTAAAAGTCTACCATGAACACGAGCAGATTCTGGAGCACATCATCAACAGAGATAGCGAAGCTGCGGCCAAAGCTATGCGAGCGCACCTTCATGAAGTTACAGCGTTCAGCAAGTCAAAGAACATTCTAAGATAA
- a CDS encoding S10 family peptidase yields the protein MKNLYLLLLGLFLIQGLVFAQHRHLPIDTMVVTQHSTTIRGQKVDYTATIGMQPVWDELGEPIATLHYTYYTRNGIADRGNRPLLISFNGGPGSGSVWMHVAYTGPQVLNIDEEGYPIQPYGTHENPYSILDIADIVYVNPVNTGYSRTIPMSGKEIKREQFFGVNADIDYLSEWLTTFVTRKERWRSPKYIIGESYGGTRVAGLALALQEKQWMYLNGVVLVSPADYQASASDSPVSSAIDFPYFTAAAWYHKQLPDHLQQQDLLDILPASEEFAIGTLMPALARGGFLPLEEKQVIANKMAEYAGISAEVIMQHNLDVPTQYFWKELLRNEKGYTIGRLDSRYLGIDRSEAGDKPDYSAELTSWLHSFTPAINYYLREELGFKTDLKYNMFGPVRPWDFQKNNVRDNLRKAMAENPYLNVMFQSGYYDGATTYFSAKYMMWQLDPSGKLQDRLRFQGYRSGHMMYLRLEDLQAANDHLRNFILESMPKGEAAKY from the coding sequence ATGAAAAACCTCTACTTGCTACTGCTTGGCTTGTTCCTTATTCAAGGTCTTGTCTTTGCCCAACATCGCCATTTACCGATTGACACCATGGTTGTCACCCAACACAGCACCACCATTCGTGGTCAAAAAGTTGATTATACCGCCACCATCGGGATGCAACCCGTTTGGGATGAATTGGGGGAACCCATAGCGACCTTACATTATACGTATTACACCAGAAATGGAATAGCGGACAGAGGCAATCGACCACTTCTTATTTCCTTTAATGGAGGCCCAGGTTCGGGTTCCGTGTGGATGCATGTGGCCTATACGGGCCCGCAGGTGTTGAACATCGATGAAGAAGGCTACCCTATACAGCCTTATGGCACCCACGAAAACCCCTACTCTATATTGGACATCGCCGATATTGTATACGTTAATCCAGTGAACACTGGTTACTCTCGCACCATCCCGATGAGTGGTAAAGAAATCAAGCGGGAACAGTTTTTTGGGGTCAATGCCGACATTGACTACCTGTCGGAATGGCTCACGACCTTCGTCACACGAAAAGAACGCTGGCGCTCCCCCAAGTACATCATTGGAGAAAGCTACGGGGGTACCAGAGTAGCAGGCTTGGCCCTGGCTTTACAGGAAAAACAGTGGATGTACCTCAATGGTGTAGTCTTGGTTTCCCCGGCCGATTATCAGGCTTCTGCTTCAGATAGCCCTGTGTCGTCGGCAATAGATTTCCCTTACTTTACAGCTGCCGCTTGGTACCACAAACAACTTCCTGATCATTTACAACAGCAAGATTTGCTGGATATACTACCGGCCTCGGAAGAATTTGCCATTGGCACCCTCATGCCAGCACTCGCTCGGGGAGGCTTCCTGCCTTTGGAGGAAAAGCAAGTCATTGCAAACAAGATGGCTGAGTACGCAGGCATCTCGGCGGAAGTAATTATGCAGCATAATTTGGATGTACCTACCCAGTATTTCTGGAAAGAACTGCTGAGAAACGAAAAGGGCTACACCATTGGTCGTCTGGATTCCCGCTATCTGGGTATTGATCGTAGTGAGGCAGGTGATAAGCCAGATTATAGTGCAGAGCTTACTTCCTGGTTGCACTCCTTCACGCCAGCCATTAATTATTACCTGCGGGAAGAGCTGGGCTTCAAGACGGATTTGAAATACAATATGTTTGGGCCGGTCCGCCCCTGGGATTTTCAGAAGAACAATGTCCGTGATAATTTGCGTAAAGCCATGGCTGAAAACCCCTACCTCAACGTCATGTTTCAATCTGGCTATTACGATGGCGCCACCACCTACTTCAGTGCCAAATACATGATGTGGCAATTGGATCCTAGTGGCAAACTGCAAGATCGTCTCCGGTTCCAAGGCTACCGCAGCGGCCACATGATGTACCTCCGATTAGAAGACCTCCAAGCTGCTAATGACCATCTGCGGAATTTCATATTGGAGAGTATGCCCAAGGGGGAAGCAGCGAAGTATTAG
- a CDS encoding LOG family protein → MTFQRPKFIASEEQIINQISTFEGLLKNGHSLVNCTVQALDFRPLKLDWGNFKIKNTLFLGCQMSLDDEMLLRKKGANIYHAPEDLPYDPFRTQLYTWQELCKTVNDQSHDLRVYDHFSTQRFNPTINEALWQRIHDHAIDNSLRKLLKFDDQGMTDRRCVAIMGGHSMARTASCYHKTVVTAKLLGEHGYFVASGGGPGIMEAANLGAYLAGQPASAVDKALDILKEAPHYTDEGYHETALAVLAAYPEGQDNLAIPTWFYGHEPSNLFASHIAKYFSNSIREDTLLAVALYGIVYAPGSAGTTQEIFMDAAQNHYATFNYYSPMVFLGRERYEIETMLYPLLRQLSFGKTYHDLMCLTDEPTEVLAFLQTHQPISKA, encoded by the coding sequence ATGACCTTCCAACGCCCTAAGTTTATCGCTTCAGAGGAACAGATCATCAACCAGATCAGCACTTTTGAAGGACTACTGAAAAACGGCCATTCTTTGGTCAACTGCACCGTGCAGGCCCTGGATTTCAGGCCATTAAAACTGGATTGGGGAAATTTCAAGATCAAGAATACACTTTTTCTTGGCTGCCAGATGAGCCTGGACGATGAGATGCTGCTCCGCAAAAAAGGGGCCAACATCTACCACGCTCCTGAAGATTTGCCCTACGATCCTTTCCGTACCCAACTGTATACCTGGCAAGAACTTTGTAAGACCGTCAACGACCAAAGTCACGACCTCCGCGTTTACGATCATTTCAGTACCCAACGCTTCAACCCCACGATCAACGAAGCCCTCTGGCAACGTATCCACGACCATGCGATCGATAATTCCTTACGGAAACTGCTAAAATTTGATGATCAGGGGATGACCGACCGTCGGTGTGTCGCTATCATGGGAGGCCATAGCATGGCTCGAACAGCTTCCTGTTATCATAAAACGGTTGTTACAGCCAAGCTGCTCGGTGAACATGGCTACTTTGTCGCTTCGGGTGGCGGCCCTGGCATCATGGAGGCAGCCAACCTGGGTGCATACCTAGCCGGCCAACCCGCTAGTGCGGTTGACAAAGCCTTGGATATACTCAAAGAAGCTCCCCATTATACAGACGAGGGATACCACGAAACGGCACTCGCCGTACTTGCCGCTTACCCGGAAGGACAGGACAACCTGGCGATTCCTACCTGGTTTTATGGTCATGAACCCAGCAATCTCTTTGCCAGCCATATTGCCAAATATTTCTCCAATAGCATTCGAGAAGATACGCTTTTGGCCGTAGCACTTTACGGTATTGTGTATGCGCCGGGAAGTGCAGGCACCACCCAGGAGATATTTATGGATGCTGCCCAGAACCATTACGCAACCTTCAACTATTACAGTCCAATGGTTTTCCTGGGACGGGAGCGGTACGAAATTGAAACCATGCTCTACCCTCTTTTGCGGCAGCTGTCCTTTGGCAAAACCTACCACGACCTGATGTGTCTGACGGATGAACCAACGGAGGTACTGGCTTTTTTACAAACACACCAGCCTATCAGTAAAGCGTAG
- the coaE gene encoding dephospho-CoA kinase (Dephospho-CoA kinase (CoaE) performs the final step in coenzyme A biosynthesis.) yields MTLRIGITGGIGSGKTTVCQIFASLGIPVYYADDRAKWLMGNAPQLIAALKDAFGEKTYTEQGTLDRAYLAELVFNNQEQLDILNSIVHPSVREDGIRWDEQHQDTPYTLREAALLYESGIYQLLDQIITVTAPEALRIQRVMERDGLREEQVKARMDKQWPEEKKVALADFVIHNDGQHSLIRQVFQIHQQLSKPHA; encoded by the coding sequence ATGACGTTACGAATTGGCATCACCGGGGGTATAGGAAGTGGAAAAACAACTGTCTGCCAAATTTTTGCAAGCCTAGGCATCCCCGTTTATTACGCTGATGATCGAGCAAAATGGTTGATGGGAAACGCCCCCCAGCTCATAGCCGCATTGAAAGACGCTTTTGGCGAAAAGACCTACACGGAACAAGGGACACTGGATCGCGCCTATCTGGCAGAGCTTGTTTTTAACAATCAGGAACAACTCGACATCCTCAACAGCATTGTACACCCTTCCGTCAGAGAAGACGGGATTCGTTGGGATGAACAACATCAGGATACGCCCTACACGCTCCGCGAGGCGGCCCTTCTCTACGAAAGCGGCATCTACCAACTTCTTGATCAAATTATCACGGTCACAGCACCAGAAGCCCTGCGTATTCAAAGGGTAATGGAACGTGACGGGCTGCGGGAAGAACAAGTAAAAGCCCGGATGGACAAACAATGGCCAGAAGAAAAAAAGGTAGCACTTGCTGACTTTGTCATCCACAACGATGGCCAGCATTCCCTTATCCGCCAGGTATTTCAAATTCACCAACAACTAAGTAAGCCTCACGCATGA
- a CDS encoding response regulator transcription factor: protein MEVSTTIAIADPQLLSRSGIKHLLAQNEGLSLLFEATNEQELFVQLKEHQPNILVIDYDHAPRFSANTVHHIIKNHPEIQLLIITDDDRPHQILRLLENGVKTFITKACNEQEVKDALLAAVRKEKFFCAKVLDYLLERSASQGSPDITLLSPREIEIVSLIAKGLVAKEIAAELHLSTHTVYTHRKNILKKLNLRSSSELLVFALQNNLVTG, encoded by the coding sequence ATGGAAGTAAGTACAACCATAGCTATTGCAGACCCACAGCTACTGTCGAGGTCAGGTATCAAACACCTTCTCGCTCAGAACGAGGGGTTATCGCTATTGTTTGAAGCGACCAATGAGCAAGAATTATTTGTACAGCTTAAGGAGCACCAGCCCAACATCTTGGTCATTGATTACGACCATGCGCCACGCTTTAGTGCCAATACCGTGCACCACATCATCAAAAATCATCCAGAAATCCAACTTTTGATCATCACCGATGATGATCGCCCGCACCAGATTTTGCGCCTTTTGGAGAATGGTGTAAAAACCTTTATTACCAAAGCTTGTAATGAACAAGAAGTAAAAGACGCACTCCTGGCAGCTGTCCGCAAAGAAAAATTCTTTTGTGCAAAGGTGTTGGATTACTTGCTCGAAAGGTCTGCCTCCCAGGGAAGTCCGGACATCACACTGCTGAGTCCTCGTGAAATAGAGATCGTTAGTTTGATTGCCAAAGGGCTGGTCGCCAAAGAAATTGCTGCAGAACTCCACCTCAGCACCCATACCGTTTATACCCACCGTAAGAATATTCTCAAAAAACTCAACCTGCGTTCTTCTTCGGAGCTTTTGGTTTTTGCCTTGCAGAATAACCTGGTTACAGGTTAG